The Streptomyces sp. Je 1-332 genome has a window encoding:
- a CDS encoding alpha/beta hydrolase, with translation MHLSRWLLVAITLLNAALVVLVAAPLPRISLLVLVAAAVTSWGLVLVPPAVIGLVAGAAAGRRHPWCAGLAVLTAFLGLVYAVMPYAAAYRTAQGQGQPLVPSAYFEGVNYAKAPDGDRTRRYARIGTRREKLDLWTLPKRDGVRHPAVVWVHGGGWNKGHRGQSPAWNRWFNARGWSVFDIDYRLAPRATQLDQIGDVKCAVGWVRRHASVFGIDPERLVLAGSSAGGNLALAAAYTEGDDRVPASCAVRDSSVAGVISLYGPTDMARLIAGTALRADPMIPRLMGGSAKAVPARYLLGSPAKLVRTDVPPTLLLHGSADRAVPVAQARELARRLDAAGARSTYVELPWADHCFDVNWGGWGSQIARAAVSRFLAIRGESA, from the coding sequence GTGCATCTGTCCCGCTGGCTCCTCGTCGCCATCACCCTCCTGAACGCCGCCCTCGTCGTGCTCGTCGCCGCCCCGCTGCCCCGCATCTCCCTCCTGGTGCTCGTCGCGGCGGCGGTCACCTCCTGGGGGCTCGTGCTCGTGCCGCCCGCGGTCATCGGTCTGGTCGCCGGAGCGGCCGCGGGGCGGCGCCACCCCTGGTGCGCGGGGCTGGCCGTCCTGACCGCGTTCCTGGGGCTCGTGTACGCCGTCATGCCGTACGCCGCCGCGTACCGCACCGCCCAGGGCCAGGGGCAACCCCTCGTCCCCTCCGCCTACTTCGAGGGCGTCAACTACGCCAAGGCCCCCGACGGCGACCGCACCCGCCGCTACGCCCGCATCGGGACGCGGCGCGAGAAGCTGGATCTGTGGACCCTGCCGAAGCGGGACGGGGTGCGTCACCCGGCGGTGGTCTGGGTGCACGGGGGAGGGTGGAACAAGGGGCACCGGGGGCAGAGTCCGGCGTGGAACCGCTGGTTCAACGCGCGGGGCTGGTCGGTCTTCGACATCGACTACCGGCTCGCGCCCCGCGCGACCCAGCTCGACCAGATCGGCGACGTGAAGTGCGCCGTCGGCTGGGTGCGGCGGCACGCGAGCGTGTTCGGTATCGACCCCGAACGCCTTGTGCTCGCGGGCAGTTCCGCGGGCGGCAACCTCGCGCTCGCGGCGGCCTACACGGAGGGTGACGACCGCGTCCCCGCGTCCTGTGCGGTGCGTGACAGCTCGGTCGCCGGGGTGATCTCCCTCTACGGGCCGACCGACATGGCGCGCCTCATCGCGGGCACCGCGCTGCGCGCCGACCCCATGATCCCGCGGCTGATGGGCGGTTCGGCGAAGGCAGTGCCCGCCCGCTACCTGCTCGGTTCGCCCGCGAAGCTCGTACGGACCGATGTGCCGCCCACACTCCTGCTGCACGGCAGCGCGGACCGGGCGGTGCCGGTGGCGCAGGCGCGCGAGCTGGCGCGGCGACTCGACGCGGCCGGGGCGCGGTCGACCTATGTCGAACTCCCCTGGGCCGACCACTGCTTCGACGTGAACTGGGGCGGCTGGGGGAGTCAGATCGCACGCGCGGCGGTCTCCCGCTTCCTCGCCATCCGGGGCGAGAGCGCTTGA
- a CDS encoding GntR family transcriptional regulator, producing the protein MTFGEQPAYLRVAGDLRKKIVDGSLPPHTRLPSQARIREEYKVSDTVALEARKVLMAEGLVEGRSGSGTYVRERPVPRRVARTGYRASGGSTPFRQEQAEDGARGTWESRSEQVEAGSAIAERLGIRAGDRVMCTKYVYRDAGEAMMLSTSWEPLAVTGRTPVMLPEEGPLGGCGVVERMAAIDVVVDNVAEEVGARPGLAEELMALGGVPGHVVIVVQRTYYASGKPVETADVVVPADRYRIAYHLPVR; encoded by the coding sequence GTGACTTTCGGTGAACAGCCGGCGTATCTGCGTGTCGCGGGTGATCTCCGCAAGAAGATCGTCGACGGTTCGCTGCCGCCGCACACCCGGCTCCCCTCGCAGGCCAGGATCCGCGAGGAGTACAAAGTGTCGGACACGGTCGCCCTGGAGGCCCGCAAGGTCCTGATGGCCGAAGGCCTGGTCGAGGGGCGTTCCGGATCCGGCACCTATGTGCGCGAGCGCCCCGTGCCCCGTCGCGTGGCCCGCACCGGCTATCGCGCGTCCGGCGGTTCGACGCCGTTCCGTCAGGAGCAGGCGGAGGACGGCGCGCGCGGCACCTGGGAGTCGCGCAGCGAGCAGGTCGAGGCCGGCAGCGCGATCGCCGAGCGTCTCGGCATCCGCGCGGGCGACCGCGTCATGTGCACCAAGTACGTGTACCGCGACGCGGGCGAGGCGATGATGCTCTCCACGTCCTGGGAGCCCCTCGCCGTCACCGGACGCACTCCGGTGATGCTCCCCGAAGAAGGGCCGCTGGGGGGCTGCGGAGTGGTCGAGCGCATGGCGGCCATCGACGTGGTCGTGGACAACGTCGCGGAGGAGGTCGGCGCGCGGCCGGGGCTTGCGGAGGAGCTCATGGCGCTCGGCGGTGTCCCCGGCCATGTGGTGATCGTCGTGCAGCGGACGTACTACGCGTCGGGCAAGCCGGTCGAGACGGCCGACGTCGTGGTCCCCGCCGACCGCTACCGAATCGCATACCACCTGCCGGTGAGGTGA
- a CDS encoding SPOR domain-containing protein: protein MNDGTAVLPWLVIRQDDNGNRYRVGRYATKAEAERIAESLDDHGRQRLYSVERLSQNSSAR, encoded by the coding sequence ATGAATGACGGAACGGCCGTACTTCCCTGGCTCGTCATACGTCAGGATGACAATGGCAACCGCTACAGGGTGGGCAGGTACGCGACGAAGGCCGAGGCCGAGAGGATCGCGGAAAGCCTCGACGACCACGGCCGCCAGCGCCTGTACAGCGTGGAGAGGCTGAGCCAGAACAGCAGCGCGCGCTGA
- a CDS encoding (deoxy)nucleoside triphosphate pyrophosphohydrolase, which yields MTERIVVGAALYDDGRLLAARRSAPPELAGRWELPGGKVEPGERPEEALVRELREELGVDAEPVARVPGRWPLKPGYVLWVWTAKLLSGVPEPLEDHDELRWLSPDEVWSVDWLDVDVPAVAAVAAAMECR from the coding sequence ATGACGGAACGCATCGTGGTGGGCGCCGCCCTGTACGACGACGGGCGCCTGCTGGCCGCGCGGCGCAGTGCGCCCCCTGAGCTCGCGGGCCGCTGGGAACTGCCCGGCGGGAAGGTCGAGCCGGGCGAGCGGCCCGAGGAAGCCCTGGTGCGGGAGCTGCGCGAAGAGCTGGGCGTGGACGCCGAGCCGGTCGCGAGAGTGCCGGGGCGGTGGCCGCTCAAGCCGGGGTACGTCCTGTGGGTCTGGACGGCGAAGCTCCTGTCCGGAGTCCCCGAACCCCTGGAGGACCACGACGAGCTGCGCTGGCTCTCGCCGGACGAGGTCTGGTCGGTGGACTGGCTGGACGTGGACGTCCCGGCGGTCGCGGCGGTCGCGGCGGCGATGGAGTGCCGCTAG
- a CDS encoding ATP-binding protein produces MIGVIDTEGDCAEWDFPADAGAVRMARAVVRKQLGAWGLAAVGDITVLLVSELVTNSLRHASGPIGVRLVRPAGPSGTLLVEVSDPLPDPPQERDTSPDDEGGRGIQLVARASRRWGTRQGRTGKTGKTVWFELVLPG; encoded by the coding sequence GTGATCGGCGTGATCGACACCGAAGGCGACTGCGCCGAGTGGGATTTTCCCGCGGACGCGGGCGCCGTGCGCATGGCCCGTGCCGTCGTCCGCAAGCAGCTCGGAGCCTGGGGCCTCGCCGCGGTCGGCGACATCACCGTGCTCCTCGTGAGCGAACTGGTGACCAACTCCCTGCGGCACGCGTCGGGCCCCATCGGAGTACGGCTCGTACGTCCGGCCGGGCCCTCGGGCACCCTCCTCGTCGAGGTGTCCGATCCGCTTCCCGACCCGCCCCAGGAACGCGACACCTCCCCTGATGACGAGGGGGGCAGGGGGATCCAGTTGGTGGCCCGCGCGTCCCGGCGCTGGGGGACGCGGCAGGGCAGGACGGGGAAGACGGGCAAGACGGTGTGGTTCGAGCTGGTGCTGCCGGGTTAG
- a CDS encoding SpoIIE family protein phosphatase produces MSEIPAKATEQDGPSGDARGEAADDVMWQSSPPGSIYDYIKVASFSIGPDGLIDQWSLRAERLFGVAAEDAVGRDPIEAFVPSELRSGGHRKMAEILDGREWTGSVPFRAPARSDGSGAETYKGSEGIAEVYVMPTGTEEGERAAVCIVVDVRALRQIETDLAASQAIFGQSPFGFLLFGTDLRVQRANRRFAAVFGGGVEEHRGRTVHDYLPRHEADRMAAALKRVLETGDSVTDMQIVGPAPGSNDRRHWSINLYRVHSGSGRPIGVAGLGTDVTRRHAAAREAAHARRNLALLNEAGARIGNSLDLETTARELLDVTVPGFCDLASVDLYQGLLDGDETPPGLADGSAELRRVAFASAVADAPFPEGGHPVDVGAVHRFAFTSPCADALRAARPRLVSAADDGSASRLTGGLIQSTLAVPMVAHDTVVGLAQFSRTKGSEPFGERDRALAVELAARAAVCIDNARLYRREHERALILQRSLLPPDDPEASGLDIACRYLPGNAATEVGGDWFDVIELPGHRTALVVGDVMGRGLRAAVAMGELRTAVRTLALLDLEPAEVLSALDEIARGLGDPSGTQQATRSARQTRAASETDLSEVYLATCVYAVYDSVTRRCTFANAGHLPPVLVEPGETPLMLDVPPGMPLGVGGEPFEEVEVELPEGGLLALYTDGLVESRHHPLDEGLNAFVRALDDPAPALEDVCDHVLNTLDTHHGEDDIALLMARIQGLPAEAVGDWTLERDPKSVGRARELACQQLRTWDLDPLCDTAELLVSELVTNALRYGEGDIRVRLLLDRTLVCEVWDAGLVQPRRRRARDTDEGGRGLQLVGLLSAAWGSRRTPRGKTVWFEMPLPESGVEPMDAAEALLSLF; encoded by the coding sequence GTGAGCGAGATACCAGCGAAGGCGACGGAGCAGGACGGGCCGTCGGGCGACGCCAGGGGCGAAGCTGCGGATGACGTGATGTGGCAGAGCAGTCCACCCGGTTCGATCTACGACTACATCAAGGTGGCGTCGTTCTCGATAGGCCCCGACGGTCTCATCGACCAGTGGAGCCTGCGTGCCGAGCGGCTGTTCGGTGTGGCCGCCGAGGACGCCGTGGGCAGGGACCCGATCGAGGCCTTCGTCCCGTCCGAGCTGCGCAGCGGCGGGCACCGCAAGATGGCGGAGATCCTGGACGGCAGGGAGTGGACCGGGTCCGTTCCCTTCCGGGCGCCCGCGCGGTCCGACGGGTCCGGCGCGGAGACGTACAAGGGCTCCGAGGGCATCGCCGAGGTCTACGTGATGCCGACCGGGACCGAGGAGGGCGAGCGGGCCGCCGTCTGCATCGTCGTCGACGTACGGGCGCTCCGGCAGATCGAGACGGACCTCGCCGCCTCGCAGGCCATTTTCGGCCAATCTCCCTTCGGTTTCCTGCTGTTCGGCACGGACCTGAGGGTGCAGCGGGCCAACCGCCGTTTCGCCGCGGTCTTCGGAGGCGGCGTCGAGGAGCACCGCGGGCGCACCGTCCACGACTACCTGCCGCGGCACGAGGCCGACCGTATGGCCGCCGCCCTCAAGCGGGTCCTGGAGACCGGCGACTCCGTCACGGACATGCAGATAGTCGGCCCCGCCCCCGGCAGCAACGACCGCCGCCACTGGTCCATCAACCTCTACCGCGTGCACAGCGGTTCCGGCCGCCCCATAGGCGTCGCGGGCCTCGGCACCGACGTCACCCGGCGGCACGCCGCCGCCCGCGAAGCCGCCCACGCCCGACGTAACCTCGCCCTCCTGAACGAGGCGGGCGCACGCATAGGCAACTCCCTCGACCTGGAGACGACCGCGCGCGAGCTGCTCGACGTCACCGTCCCCGGCTTCTGCGACCTCGCGTCCGTGGACCTCTACCAAGGCCTGCTCGACGGCGACGAGACACCCCCGGGCCTCGCCGACGGAAGCGCCGAACTGCGCCGCGTCGCCTTCGCCAGTGCCGTAGCCGACGCGCCCTTCCCGGAAGGCGGCCACCCCGTCGACGTGGGCGCTGTGCACCGCTTCGCCTTCACGTCGCCCTGCGCCGACGCCCTGCGCGCGGCGCGTCCGCGGCTCGTCTCCGCGGCCGACGACGGCTCCGCGAGCAGGCTCACCGGCGGGCTCATCCAGTCGACGCTCGCCGTGCCGATGGTCGCCCACGACACCGTCGTCGGCCTCGCCCAGTTCTCCCGTACGAAGGGGAGCGAGCCCTTCGGGGAGCGCGACCGCGCCCTCGCCGTCGAGCTCGCCGCGCGCGCCGCCGTCTGTATCGACAACGCCCGCCTCTACCGCCGCGAGCACGAACGCGCGCTGATACTGCAGCGTTCCTTGCTCCCGCCCGACGACCCCGAGGCGTCAGGCCTTGACATCGCCTGCCGCTATCTGCCGGGCAACGCGGCGACCGAGGTCGGCGGCGACTGGTTCGACGTCATCGAACTGCCGGGCCACCGCACCGCCCTGGTCGTCGGCGACGTCATGGGCCGCGGTCTGCGGGCCGCCGTCGCCATGGGTGAACTGCGCACCGCCGTACGCACCCTGGCGCTCCTGGACCTGGAGCCCGCGGAGGTGCTCTCCGCGCTCGACGAGATCGCCCGCGGCCTCGGCGACCCCTCGGGCACCCAGCAGGCCACCAGATCGGCCCGGCAGACGCGTGCCGCGAGTGAGACGGACCTCTCCGAGGTCTACCTGGCCACGTGCGTCTACGCGGTCTACGACTCCGTCACGCGCCGCTGCACCTTCGCCAACGCCGGCCACCTGCCGCCCGTACTCGTCGAGCCCGGCGAGACTCCGCTCATGCTCGACGTGCCGCCCGGCATGCCGCTGGGAGTCGGCGGTGAGCCCTTCGAGGAGGTCGAGGTCGAGCTGCCCGAGGGCGGCCTGCTCGCGCTGTACACGGACGGGCTCGTCGAGTCGCGCCACCACCCCCTCGACGAGGGCCTGAACGCCTTCGTACGCGCGCTCGACGACCCCGCGCCCGCTCTCGAGGACGTCTGCGACCACGTCCTGAACACCCTCGACACCCACCACGGGGAGGACGACATCGCGCTGCTCATGGCGCGCATCCAGGGCCTGCCCGCCGAGGCGGTCGGGGACTGGACGCTGGAGCGCGACCCGAAGTCGGTGGGCCGGGCCCGCGAACTGGCCTGCCAGCAGCTGCGCACCTGGGACCTCGACCCCCTCTGCGACACGGCCGAACTGCTGGTCAGCGAGCTGGTCACCAACGCGCTGCGGTACGGCGAGGGTGACATCCGGGTGCGGCTCCTGCTCGACCGCACCCTGGTGTGCGAGGTGTGGGACGCGGGCCTCGTCCAGCCGCGCCGCCGCCGGGCGCGCGACACGGACGAGGGCGGGCGCGGGCTGCAACTGGTCGGCCTGCTGAGCGCCGCGTGGGGCTCGCGCAGGACGCCGCGCGGCAAGACGGTGTGGTTCGAGATGCCGTTGCCGGAGAGCGGGGTGGAGCCGATGGACGCGGCGGAGGCGCTGCTCAGCCTGTTCTGA
- a CDS encoding PspA/IM30 family protein, with protein MTKQTILGRVAQLAKANINAALDQAEDPQKMLDQLIRDYTNNIREAEEAVATTIGNLRMLELDRKEDQEAAAEWGTKAVAASKKADELRSGGSAVEADRFDGLAKVALQRQLQSEREAKDAEPTIASQTEVVDKLKSGLDQMKIKLTELQSKRDQLVARAKTAQAQNQMMDAAQNIDVLDPASELHRFEDKVRREEAKALGKQELAASSLDAQFEQLDSLGDTAEVEARLAALKATT; from the coding sequence ATGACCAAGCAGACGATCCTCGGCCGCGTGGCCCAGCTCGCCAAGGCCAACATCAACGCCGCCCTCGACCAGGCCGAGGACCCGCAGAAGATGCTCGACCAGCTCATCCGCGACTACACGAACAACATCAGGGAGGCGGAGGAGGCGGTCGCGACCACCATCGGCAATCTGCGGATGCTGGAACTGGACCGCAAGGAGGACCAGGAAGCCGCCGCGGAATGGGGCACCAAGGCGGTCGCGGCCAGCAAGAAGGCCGACGAGCTGCGGTCCGGCGGCAGTGCCGTGGAGGCCGACAGGTTCGACGGCCTGGCCAAGGTCGCGCTGCAGCGGCAGCTGCAGTCCGAGCGGGAGGCCAAGGACGCCGAGCCGACGATCGCCTCGCAGACGGAGGTGGTCGACAAGCTGAAGTCGGGCCTCGACCAGATGAAGATCAAGCTGACCGAACTGCAGTCGAAGCGCGACCAGTTGGTCGCCCGCGCCAAGACCGCGCAGGCCCAGAACCAGATGATGGACGCCGCCCAGAACATCGATGTCCTCGACCCGGCCAGCGAGTTGCACCGCTTCGAGGACAAGGTGCGCCGCGAGGAGGCGAAGGCGCTGGGCAAGCAGGAGCTCGCCGCTTCCTCCTTGGACGCCCAGTTCGAGCAGCTGGACAGCCTGGGCGACACGGCGGAGGTCGAAGCCCGCCTCGCCGCGCTCAAAGCGACCACCTGA
- a CDS encoding TPM domain-containing protein, translating to MTPPSHIVVRASAVAVALLSWCLLLLAAPSALAAPADDPVTLSRDGQITDKVGALGDRKDATARALDRLYDDRGLQLFVVYVRDFSGRGAQDWADVTAQRNGLGLDDLLLAVATHDRQYAYSADADSRLTEAQLQDVATTAIKPALRQNDWAGAAIGAANGYSAVLTGRPVPTPEITPGAADPGGGSGGGAETATGDLVLPIAVVGGAGALAAVAYSRRKRRTNTRTTPGAGGWGKGAAGQGPTPLPELDKRSKQLLVETDDAIRTSAEELGFATAQFGDEAVRPFTDALAYARSELTTAFKLRQQLDDAYPEDDATRRTMLDEIVARCTEAGRRLDAEAAGFDQLRALERDVTGALDHAEQVFREVTGRTSAAETTLGKIREQYAPPASAAVVGHVEQAKDRLVFATTHLNEARQAIDAGDNGKAAVHLRAAEGAIDQAGTLVDAVDRLADELALATEKLPAALTETETDLAEARGLLEGTTAGASTADLHGRIARAETVVAEVRKKMAAGPHDPIDALRRVEEADAVLDESLKGAREREVTRQRAATLLGQALLTARSAVGTAADLIDTHRGGVGSEARTRLAEAQRHLAGAEAAKDTDASAALAEAQQADTQARQAQQLAERDVRGYGNPYGGAGGRGGGMGGAVLGGIILGELFGGGRGMGGGGFGGGGFGGGGFGGGGPGSFGGGGTRGRMGGGGRF from the coding sequence GTGACGCCGCCCTCACACATAGTCGTGCGGGCGTCAGCGGTAGCTGTCGCACTGCTCAGCTGGTGCCTGTTGCTGCTGGCCGCCCCCTCGGCACTCGCCGCCCCGGCCGACGACCCGGTCACGCTCTCCCGTGACGGCCAGATCACCGACAAGGTGGGCGCGCTCGGCGACCGCAAGGACGCCACCGCACGGGCGCTCGACCGACTCTACGACGACCGCGGCCTCCAGCTCTTCGTCGTCTACGTACGAGACTTCTCCGGGCGCGGCGCGCAGGACTGGGCGGATGTCACCGCTCAGCGCAACGGGCTCGGTCTCGACGACCTGCTGCTCGCCGTAGCCACGCACGACCGCCAGTACGCCTACTCCGCGGACGCCGACTCGCGGCTCACCGAGGCCCAGCTCCAGGACGTGGCGACCACCGCGATCAAGCCCGCGCTGCGGCAGAACGACTGGGCGGGCGCGGCCATCGGCGCCGCGAACGGCTACAGCGCGGTCCTCACCGGCAGGCCCGTCCCCACCCCGGAGATCACCCCGGGAGCCGCCGATCCGGGTGGCGGCAGCGGCGGCGGTGCGGAGACGGCCACCGGCGACCTCGTCCTGCCCATCGCGGTGGTCGGCGGCGCCGGCGCCCTCGCGGCGGTCGCGTACAGCCGCCGCAAGCGGCGTACGAACACGCGGACGACGCCCGGAGCCGGCGGCTGGGGCAAGGGCGCGGCGGGCCAGGGGCCCACCCCGCTCCCGGAGCTCGACAAGCGCAGCAAGCAGCTCCTGGTGGAGACCGACGACGCGATCCGCACCAGCGCGGAGGAACTCGGCTTCGCCACCGCCCAGTTCGGCGACGAGGCGGTGCGGCCCTTCACGGACGCGCTCGCGTACGCACGCTCCGAGCTGACCACGGCCTTCAAGCTGCGCCAGCAGCTGGACGACGCCTATCCGGAGGACGACGCGACCCGGCGCACCATGCTGGACGAGATCGTCGCGCGCTGCACCGAGGCGGGACGGCGCCTCGACGCGGAGGCCGCGGGTTTCGACCAGCTGCGCGCCCTGGAACGCGACGTGACGGGAGCCCTGGACCACGCCGAGCAGGTGTTCCGGGAGGTCACGGGCCGCACATCGGCGGCGGAGACCACCCTCGGCAAGATCCGCGAACAGTACGCGCCACCCGCGTCCGCGGCCGTGGTCGGCCACGTGGAGCAGGCCAAGGACCGCCTCGTCTTCGCCACGACGCATCTGAACGAGGCACGCCAGGCCATCGACGCGGGCGACAACGGCAAGGCCGCCGTCCATCTGCGGGCCGCCGAGGGCGCCATCGACCAGGCCGGCACCCTCGTGGACGCCGTCGACCGGCTCGCCGACGAGCTGGCGCTGGCCACGGAGAAGCTCCCCGCCGCGCTCACCGAGACGGAGACCGACCTCGCCGAGGCGCGCGGCCTCCTCGAAGGCACCACGGCGGGGGCCTCCACGGCCGACCTGCACGGCCGTATCGCCCGCGCGGAGACGGTGGTCGCCGAGGTCCGCAAGAAGATGGCCGCGGGCCCGCACGACCCGATCGACGCCCTGCGCCGGGTCGAGGAGGCCGACGCGGTCCTCGACGAGTCCCTCAAGGGCGCCCGCGAGCGCGAGGTCACCCGACAGCGCGCAGCCACCCTCCTCGGCCAGGCCCTGCTCACCGCGCGCAGCGCCGTGGGAACGGCGGCGGACCTCATCGACACGCACCGGGGCGGCGTGGGCAGCGAGGCGCGGACCCGCCTCGCCGAGGCCCAACGCCATCTCGCGGGTGCGGAAGCTGCCAAGGACACCGACGCCTCCGCGGCGCTCGCCGAGGCCCAGCAGGCCGACACCCAGGCCCGGCAGGCCCAGCAGCTCGCCGAACGCGACGTACGCGGCTACGGCAACCCCTACGGAGGCGCCGGCGGCCGTGGCGGCGGCATGGGCGGCGCGGTCCTCGGCGGCATCATCCTCGGCGAGCTCTTCGGAGGAGGCCGCGGCATGGGCGGGGGCGGCTTCGGAGGGGGCGGCTTCGGCGGCGGTGGCTTCGGCGGAGGCGGTCCCGGAAGCTTCGGCGGCGGCGGTACCCGGGGCCGGATGGGCGGGGGCGGAAGGTTCTGA
- a CDS encoding phosphotransferase, with product MGTTDRLLGSGRTADVFALDDTWVLRRYRDGTDATDEAAVMTYLYEHGYPVPPVRPAEAGAPPTDLVMGRLTGPTMAEAALRGAITPQEAAVILARSLHTLHALPARSSASPTDRVLHLDLHPGNVILTPEGPVVIDWATTEEGPPGLDWAMSALILAEVAVSGRPEAAGSRAALATLLTDAAVDVRATATNHLAEARARRAANPTLGADELRWLDAAVELVLE from the coding sequence ATGGGGACGACTGATCGACTGCTCGGCTCGGGTCGCACCGCGGATGTCTTCGCACTGGACGACACGTGGGTGCTGCGCCGGTATCGGGACGGGACCGACGCGACGGACGAGGCCGCCGTCATGACGTATCTGTACGAGCACGGGTATCCCGTACCGCCGGTGCGCCCGGCCGAGGCCGGGGCGCCGCCCACCGACCTGGTCATGGGGCGGCTGACGGGGCCGACCATGGCGGAGGCCGCGTTGCGGGGCGCGATCACGCCGCAGGAGGCGGCGGTGATCCTCGCCCGGTCGCTGCACACGCTGCACGCCCTTCCTGCTCGCTCGTCCGCCTCGCCCACGGACCGCGTCCTGCATCTCGATCTCCACCCGGGGAACGTGATCCTCACCCCGGAGGGCCCCGTGGTGATCGACTGGGCCACCACGGAGGAGGGGCCGCCCGGCCTCGACTGGGCGATGTCGGCGCTGATCCTCGCGGAGGTCGCGGTGAGCGGCAGACCCGAGGCCGCGGGGTCACGCGCCGCCCTGGCCACGCTCCTGACGGACGCGGCGGTCGATGTCAGGGCCACAGCGACCAACCACCTCGCGGAGGCCCGCGCCCGCCGGGCAGCGAACCCGACGCTGGGGGCGGACGAGTTGCGGTGGCTGGATGCGGCGGTGGAGCTGGTGCTGGAGTAG
- a CDS encoding succinate dehydrogenase/fumarate reductase iron-sulfur subunit, translating into MSTSTSASTPSSTSYDARFRVWRGNVEGGDLEDFTVEVNEGEVVLDIIHRLQATQAPDLAVRWNCKAGKCGSCSAEINGRPRLMCMTRMSVFSREDVITVTPLRAFPVVRDLVTDVGFNYTKAREVPSFVPPADLGPGEYRMQQADVDRSQEFRKCIECFLCQDTCHVVRDHEENKAAFAGPRFLMRVAELDMHPLDAAAESGIDRKKTAQDEHGLGYCNITKCCTEVCPEGIKITDNALIPLKERTVDRKYDPLVWLGNKIRRRGEQ; encoded by the coding sequence GTGAGTACGTCTACGTCCGCGTCCACGCCGAGTTCCACCTCGTACGACGCGCGGTTCCGGGTCTGGCGCGGGAACGTCGAGGGCGGCGACCTGGAGGACTTCACGGTCGAGGTCAACGAAGGCGAGGTCGTCCTCGACATCATCCACCGCCTGCAGGCGACCCAGGCCCCCGACCTCGCGGTGCGCTGGAACTGCAAGGCGGGCAAGTGCGGTTCGTGCTCGGCGGAGATCAACGGCCGGCCGCGGCTCATGTGCATGACGCGGATGTCGGTGTTCAGCCGCGAGGACGTCATCACGGTGACACCGCTGCGGGCCTTTCCTGTGGTGCGGGACCTGGTGACGGACGTCGGCTTCAACTACACGAAGGCGCGGGAGGTGCCGTCCTTCGTGCCACCTGCGGACCTCGGCCCCGGCGAGTACCGCATGCAGCAGGCGGACGTGGACCGCTCCCAGGAGTTCCGCAAGTGCATCGAGTGCTTCCTGTGCCAGGACACGTGCCATGTGGTGCGCGACCACGAGGAGAACAAGGCGGCGTTCGCGGGACCACGCTTCCTGATGCGGGTCGCGGAGCTGGACATGCACCCGCTGGACGCGGCGGCGGAGAGCGGCATCGACCGCAAGAAGACCGCTCAGGACGAGCACGGCCTCGGCTACTGCAACATCACGAAGTGCTGTACGGAGGTGTGCCCGGAGGGCATCAAGATCACGGACAATGCCTTGATCCCCTTGAAGGAACGGACAGTTGACCGGAAGTACGATCCGCTGGTGTGGCTCGGGAACAAGATCCGGCGGCGGGGGGAGCAGTAG